GGATGAGGAGCCACGAGGCTTCGACCTAAAGCGCAGGCTTTTTCGCGGTGACGATATTCTACAGTACTGCCCCAGTCTAGTGTCGGTTATTGATGTCTTAGCTTATAACGGGGCTAGAAAAGAGCTCCACCTTGCCCATTTCTCAGTCAAAGAGTATCTTCTGAAGGAAGGGCAGTTTGGTCTACCTCTTGCTAGCATTGTCATTACCAGGACTTGTTTGACATACCTTACTGATATTGAGGGTAGATGGTGGGAAATTAAGAAGAGATTTGCGATGGCGCAATATGCGGCGATGTATTGGATGGACTATGCCGCTTTGGCGGAAAGATCAGAAGACGTTGTTCAAATAAGTATCAAGTTTTTACAGGACGAGTCGACTTTTCAGCGGTGGGTTCAGCTGTACCAGGCGGACAATATGCTGACCAGAGCACCGGGTTCTCGACAAGAATTAAGACTCTATTATGCTTGCCTGGGTGGACTTGCAGCAGTCTCAAGAGCCTTGATAGACGGAGACGCCGATGTCAACGCGCAGGGCGGCCTTTACGGTAACGCTCTTCAGGCTGCTGCAAATGGAGACCACCGAGATATTGTTCAACTTTTGCTGGACAGGGGTGCCGATGTCAACATACAGGGCGGCCTTTACGACAATGCTCTTTACGCTGCTGTAAATGGAGGCCACCGAGATATCATTCAACTTTTGCTAGACAGAGGTGCCGATATCAACGCACAGGGCGGCTATGACGGCAATGCTCTTTACGCTGCTATAAATGGAGGCCACCGAGATATTGTTCAACTTTTGCTGGACAGGGGTGCCGATGTCAACATACAGGGCCGCCTTTACAACAATGCTCTTTACGCTGCTGTAAATGGAGGCCACCGAGATATTATTCAACTTTTGCTGGACAGGGGTGCCGATGTCAACGCACAGGGTGGCGATTACGGTAACGCTCTTCAGGCTGCTGCAAATGGAGGCCACCGAGATACTGTTCAACTTTTGCTGGACAGGGGTGCCGATGTCAACGTACAGGGTGGCTGGTACGCCAACGCTCTTTACGCTGCTGTAAATGGAGGCCACCGAGATATTATTCAACTTTTGCTGGACGGGGATGCCGATGTCAACGCACAGGGCGGCGATTACGGTAACGCTCTTCAGGCTGCTGTAAATGGAGGCCACCGAGATATTATTCAACTTTTGCTGGACAGGGGTGCCGATGTCAACGGAAAGGGTGGCTGGTACGGTAACGCTCTCCAGGCTGCTTCAAAGGGAGGCCACCGAGATATTGTTCAACTTTTGCTGGACAGGGGTGCCGATATTACAGCTCTCGATAAACATGTATGGTACTTCTCATGGGTGGACGACCTCTATTAGAGGATATACCGACGTAGTTAAGCTTCTTCTGCATCACTGTGAAGCTAATGCTATAAGAAAGGACGACGATGGCCGGGCGGCATTGTTTCATGTTACACGGCACGGTCGTTATATGTTAGTGCAATTCTGTTTAACTAAGTTTCCATCGGAGCTACACACTAAAGACCACTACGATGCAACGCTGTTGTTCGGAGCTTTAAGAAATGGGCATAATAAAGTTGTAGAATTCTTATTAGGGATATTATTGGCATTAACTTTAGGGATGTTACTTGTCGGACACTAATACAATAGGCAGGAAAGAGTGATAGTTATCAACTTATCTAGCTCTTTTCTCGCTATGCCGAAGAGGTTATTGACTTGCAAGTTGACTCGGCAGATGCATGTATGGAAAGCAGATTAGTCCCGTTCAGTCAGTCGTTGGCTTGGTATAACATTCGTATATTGTGTGTCGCAAATGGCAGCGATTACTATCAGTATAACATCTATAGCAGTAGCGACTTTATATATtgtttgctgcgttgccctataggtctgtaatacagtacctacaggggagctacagcgaactatgcgcttgtagcagtgcgtagcggaagctggagaaaaaagggggatacgacagcagtgctgaaggaagcaagaccactgttaTTACAGTGAGCAGGACGCCacagtacagaggctttgagtgcttgtacgtagtctaatacagaggcttttaGTGCATGTATGTTATTGGCTTATATTCTTGCTTACGCTTGCTTATTCTACATacaggattgagaggagaggagaggtctactTATATAAGTGTGCTGGTcttccagcaggctctgtggggcactgggcccccatagagtagcaaggtattctgtgggacaactaAGCTATGGATGGTATAGCTAAGTTCtatggacttcgatatccttcgacagctgacaaACCTTCCCTTGATGTCTCTCGGGTAGGTTTGTGGGGAAGAAGTTGGATGACcttcccagtacctcaacacctgagtcTTACCTGGCACCTATTATGTGCCACACGTTAACAAATTTATAATAAAAATATACGTTTAATTAAATAAAAACGAATTAATTTTACCGAACCTCGCGGGGTTTAATAAAGTTATTAGTACTTATTATCGTTCGTAGCTTTGTATTTCCTTTAGCACTTAAAACTTTTAAGTCCAGTTTAGACCTTAAACTTTACTTAACCCGGGCACGACCTCTATTTAAAATAATAAGAAAATACACAAATTAACTACAACACCATAAATATATCCTTAATAGGGTCTCTAAATAAATATACCCGCGTAATAGTAgctcgctcgcaggccgcactCCACGTAGGATAAAGAAAAGACTCTATAGGCTCGCAAACCACATAATAAGCACCTGATCGGCCTGATTAGAGGGCCAGAATTGCCTGTACGCGTGCAAGGCACAAAAATATAAAGAAATAAAAGTCGATGTCCTATCTAAAATAGAATGCccgaagcagaccgcttATATACAtaacccctgaacccctgaatcctCCGAGAGCCCCACTTCCTTACTCAAACCCTCAGGCCTATAACCGCACCCCAAACCATTATAAACCCGGACAAACGCAGATACAACGGATGGGCCAATCAGCAAGAGGTAttacggaggaactagctAATTGTATATAGTTCCGCAGTTTGCATTACACGTACATCTGTACAAGTCTTGAATGCCTATAAAAGGTTTCCCTCGCAATGTGTTTGGAAtggtcttttcttttctttcctagATTTAAGTTTAAGTCAAACAGTTAAAGTTCAATATACTGGTTCACTACACTCTCTTCCAGGGCATAGATTTCCGTAGTTCAGTGCCTACTATCTTATTTACAGGGCATAGTTTCCTACACTTGCCTTTCTTCGGTGCTACCTTAAACCGTCGTACCTCGCAGTTCAGGAACCCCAGTCTTCACGGTAATTGCTTCCACCTACTGGCAGGGCCCAATCAACTGGCTGCCGGAGACGTATCTTAGCAATAGATATATCTTaatgttacaacctgcaccaggaatggatacagactgcaaggcagtacgccagaggtgaatatgacaggatgatcgaaggttgtgacaagcgtctcagacacgggttcactgtcaacaacaggttgttctaacaaagagctactgagagtagattgtagacaaatgaacttgaattgcttgcatgaggaatcagattcctcgacacggggagcgccaggcgctcccccctatttatgtgaagctatctacatatgtttctgaggtatccttgtaccttgctcagtgtgcttgtattgcttgcttttggccgcggccaacagaccatggccaccgctaacagacctttctttctgacaggtaccacccagtggttcctgtacaggggtattacgcttggggcgtaacactTAACTTATTCATAGTTTGCTTCTCTTGAAAACTATAAGCTAATTTCAAACGCCGCAATGATAGTTATTTTCGGATAATGCTGAAAATAACATGACCAGTAAGGAGGGTGGAGTGCGACTTGTTATTGCGACACCCCATGAGCGAGTCCGGAAACGGCAAAAGGTTTCCCTCGACCGTGAAGAACAAGAAATAAAGAAAAGTAAGAAGAGGAATTCATAATGGGGAAAGATAACTTACATGCTTGCTGGACACCGCCAGCAGGAAGATTACCCAGCgcgaggcggggaggagttgCTGATAGGTCACGAAACTTTGCATCGTCCTCTTTGGCTTCTATTTCTTGGGCGTTCAGTgtgctggtgctgttgctgttgctgttgcaaTTCCTATCTCTTGAGAATTCAACTTGCTGGCGCAATGAGAACACCTGCCAGCCCTAGGACTACCCCCAGAACCACCCGGAGAGCGCTGAACCCACCTACCCTTTTTACCACTTAGAAGCGTAATGGACTTCCTCACCTATCCACCGTCCTGGTAATTGTGAACAAGCACCGCCAGCTCATTTGAAACTTATTCCCCAATTCCCACCTGACACTCAGTCACTATTAGCGCGTTAATTCGATATCCTGCAAAACCCCCGAATCCGATTGTCCATCTCGCTCAGAAAATCAAAGAATCAACAACCAAAAGCCAGCATTTCCAACCCGTCGACTGCAACCACGCCATCACTCACCTGTCAACCCTCTGCTATCCACACGGACATCGAAATCGAGACTTTCATCATCTCTATCGCCATCTCCGTCCCCAAAAAATATCACACACCGAAGCAATAACCGTCGATTACGATCCCGACCGCAAACCTCACCCCCAGCATTCCAAACCCGACGACGATCTCAACACTACTCGCCAGAAGCACCCCTTGATCGACATCGCTAACGAAGAGGTATCAGTATCATTGCCACCtctaccatcatcacctctaccaccctctttccccttcccggCCGACCCTGCTGCCTAGGTAGATATCTCCCTTACAACCAACGCCACCCCCGCAGCCACATCCCTGGCCCTCATCATCTACATACAACGCGAACTCCACCACAGCATCTACCTCTACTCGCCGCCCGCgtaggagggggaggaaggaatATCCAAAAAAGGAGAGGCCTGATTCCCCCGCCAACGTCAATCCGCGCAGTCGCTGGTCCCCCTTTCCCGTGCGCGCACGGTCGCTTGGCTGGCCTATACGTTCACAAGATCCCAAGCATCGCGAAGGGGGTGTTatggtgatgaaggggggtttttttctttctatTTTTTTGCGGAAAATATGCGAAAATGACACTGTTTTTGGGAGTTGCCTTGTGGAACATGGATTTTACGCGGGAAAAGCAGGGGTTGCAGCACCCCTTTTTCGTGCATATGCAGAGGATCGTGAAGCAAACAAATCAGGGGTTGCTTTTGCTTGGGAACTTGAGAAGATCGAGATATATCATTTCTGGTCATAAAAACACAGGGAAATGCTCTTTTGACGGGAAATCGTTGGAAACATTGAAATTGACGGATTTATCGTCTGTTTTTCGTTGCAAAAATGCCGTTTTCGTAGAATTTTCATGATTTTATATGCTGTCAAATTATCAATATCAAGCGCTGGTCTCTCAGCCTCTCCAAAACGCGCTCTCAGCACTTAAATGCGCTCTCAATACCAAAACGCGCTTCCAATCCGTCAGACGTTGTCAGTGCCCCTGAAACTTGATTcaccgccctccccacccgCCATCACCTGTCAAGATCTCAGCTGCCCCAAAACCGCTGTCATTTGTACACAGTATGTAATATCTTGCCCCGTTACGTAGGTACACTCCCCACGGCAGTCGTCCTCAGCCCTGCATGGGCGCCACGACCTTCCCCCCATCGACAATAATCAGCTCGTCAATCTTCTTgcccacatcctccccccattcTGACCTCTTCCACGTCGTAATCCTCGCCTCGTTGGTGTTGAAATCGAATATCCTGATCTTTCGGTGAAACCCACCGTAACCGGCGTACCCGCCAAAGCCAGTCGCGCCAGCGTAGCACATCCACAATGCGGGCTTGGGCTGCTGGCCCTCGGCGTTGATGGATTTCAGGCCGCAGTACTCGTTCACGTGGTCACTGCCAAAGCGGGTTAGCACCAACTAACCTTGTTACCGTGGTAGGTTCAAGGCTGGAACAAGGCGGAACGGCTGTTCGGACGGGGTGGGCCGTGGAGCTGAGCGCTTGGCGAAACCTCACGAGCACAGGCTCCGGACCCAGTGACCCAGAACGCCTTGGGCATGCAAGCCTCAGGCTGGACTGGAGAGAGGCTGGGCCACGCGTCAACAGAGCCGCCAACTGCCCATGAATGGCTTAACTGGATATGGAGGACACGCCATCACTCAACGACAGAGCCACCAACTATCCATTAGAGACTTCAGACTGGTCATGGATGCGCCACACCAGTTGATACGACAGAGCCCACCAGCTGGCCACGAAAGACCGACCCAAACTGACAGTGAAAGACACCTCGCCAGTTGAGGACAGGGCCCACCAGCTGGCCACCCAAGACCTAAATCGGCCATGAAAGATAACCGTACCACTCGGCATGGTCCATCTCacacctcgccctccccaagcccaacccatccctctTCCAGCAAGCCAACACATCAAATGAACAAGGTATCACTTACTGCCCACAActaaccatcatcaccccctcctcaaccaacgCCCCGTAGAACCCCGAATTATACGCCGGCGCCGTActcgcctccctcatccacTCCCCCACAATCGTCAGATTCATATCCCTATACTCCGGAATCGGAATATGAATAAACGCAACATCCATATGATGCTTCCTGTACTCCTTAtgcgccttcttcaaccccttcgcCGTCTGCCGAAACCAATCGATCTGGTTCTGCTTCAACCAGTCATACCCATGGTACTTCCTCTCGTTCGGACTATACGCGTGCGTGTCAAGCAGATAGACCGTGATGGCTGAATGCCCCGAGCTCCCCTGTGCGAGCACTTCGATGTAATAGTTCCCCACACCGTCGACATCCACTGGTCCGGCTTTGGAGAGGGAATACGGCAACGCCTCGATCAGCTCCATCTGCGCAGCCCTCGACATCGAcccctcgtcgtcgtggttgcCAAAGATGGAAACATACGGGATCTTGTGCTTGATCAACAGCTGGGCGTACTTGAAGATGGCCGACTGCGTGTCGGGCGACGTCTCCCCGTTAACCTGATCCCccgacagcaccaccagaTCAGGCCTTTCTTCTTCGATAACCCTCTCGATAAAATCAATCGTCCTCGTGTCCGCCTCGCACTTGCCCCCATGCTTctcatcccacccaccaGGCAGGCTATCCCTGcacttccccacccccgtcgAAAAGTGAATATCAGCCAACTGCATGATTTTATACCGTCCATTATCCTTCACCCGCGGCACAGGCTTGGTGATCTCGACCGGCGCCCCCCTCCGAACAGTGATGTGTGCAGCA
The sequence above is a segment of the Podospora pseudocomata strain CBS 415.72m chromosome 2 map unlocalized CBS415.72m_2, whole genome shotgun sequence genome. Coding sequences within it:
- a CDS encoding uncharacterized protein (EggNog:ENOG503Q41T; COG:S) → MKDARIRDKLADEKGVLCFEMEAAGLMNHFPCLVIRGICDYSDSHKNKDWQGYAAMMAAAYAKDLLRQIPSNKVEEERRIGEVVNSLQEGLGCLHQTTNETKAEVETMRRNHHLAEVERWLCPPDASTNFNEARRKWHEGSGLWFLDSPAFNEWKCGSHHLWLHGLAGCGKTVLSATIVDHLQKRNDCIVLQFYFDFNDTSKQKVDGVLRSLVFQLYKLGSSSNELNSLYQSHFDYQRQPDNPSLTKTLHAMMKDSKNIYLVMDALDECTERGELLQWMMEFFNAPDLGHVRMIATGRPDEEFLRRIPGWIGKNNCLQLDKEAVNADIRSYVTAKLEQSPDFLEKELSQDLRERIRNEVGDRADGMFRWAACQLASLAKCMSPRDIETALKTLPGDLNETYQRMLQNIPANLKKDAIRLLQFLVHGKRPLTLHEAVEVIATQTDEEPRGFDLKRRLFRGDDILQYCPSLVSVIDVLAYNGARKELHLAHFSVKEYLLKEGQFGLPLASIVITRTCLTYLTDIEGRWWEIKKRFAMAQYAAMYWMDYAALAERSEDVVQISIKFLQDESTFQRWVQLYQADNMLTRAPGSRQELRLYYACLGGLAAVSRALIDGDADVNAQGGLYGNALQAAANGDHRDIVQLLLDRGADVNIQGGLYDNALYAAVNGGHRDIIQLLLDRGADINAQGGYDGNALYAAINGGHRDIVQLLLDRGADVNIQGRLYNNALYAAVNGGHRDIIQLLLDRGADVNAQGGDYGNALQAAANGGHRDTVQLLLDRGADVNVQGGWYANALYAAVNGGHRDIIQLLLDGDADVNAQGGDYGNALQAAVNGGHRDIIQLLLDRGADVNGKGGWYGNALQAASKGGHRDIVQLLLDRGADITALDKHVWYFSWVDDLY
- the DCR2 gene encoding Phosphatase dcr2 (BUSCO:EOG09260K29; COG:S; EggNog:ENOG503NWP0), producing the protein MTRRIVRTIVQTSTAAIFTFIVIFFLDRHYRVLPNAIHTYLPTHHHGSVITDITLTTCSSLNPFSSCKLDPKKWHRVEKDLYLKQSVLSSAYLHVQRKREEELTSEDKVVIDVTVGRLNPSKSSENSDSEEKWESRPGGLWIKRSSKRGVSDSKSAVTAVDVLFGDDAIEARAGWMLTGSTALLLDGGRKFHAAHITVRRGAPVEITKPVPRVKDNGRYKIMQLADIHFSTGVGKCRDSLPGGWDEKHGGKCEADTRTIDFIERVIEEERPDLVVLSGDQVNGETSPDTQSAIFKYAQLLIKHKIPYVSIFGNHDDEGSMSRAAQMELIEALPYSLSKAGPVDVDGVGNYYIEVLAQGSSGHSAITVYLLDTHAYSPNERKYHGYDWLKQNQIDWFRQTAKGLKKAHKEYRKHHMDVAFIHIPIPEYRDMNLTIVGEWMREASTAPAYNSGFYGALVEEGVMMVSCGHDHVNEYCGLKSINAEGQQPKPALWMCYAGATGFGGYAGYGGFHRKIRIFDFNTNEARITTWKRSEWGEDVGKKIDELIIVDGGKVVAPMQG